The genomic region ATGATACTAACAGAATGGACTTCACCAAAGGGAGAAAACATATCTCTCAATTCTTCTTCGGTTGTGCGAAACGGGATGTTGCCGACATAAAGTTTGTTAGCCACAAGACCTCCTCTTGAGGAATAATAGATTAATGAATTATGATAATTATGATATGGAAAGGAATACAATTTTGACGTAGAATTAAACGCTGATCTTTTAATTCCAGACTTACTTAGTGCGGGTTTTCACGGTGGGGCAGAAAAATGGAAGTTCAATCGTATCGTGGTGAACTCGCGGTAAGAAAACTCTGGCAGGCGTTACTTTGGGTTTGTCCTTATCTATGCAGCCCTGTGAACCAAGACCACCCGGGGTTATAACTGATCGAAAATATTTTATCGGGATTGTAAAACCTTTCCCGCCGCTCCATTAATAAAATGATTTACGTTTTCTGATAAAGCAACAGTTTTCTGAAGCTTCCTTATAATTATCACGTCATTTTAAAGAAAAAGCAAGAAAAAAAGGAAGTGGTGGAATGATGGAGTCGCAGGGGGGCTGATGGTCTTCTCTTACTCCAATACTCCATTTCTTTAAAAAATATTAAAAAAATTTTGCATATTGGCTTGTCCCTTTGTTTATATTATGTATGCAGACGTGATTATGGCAAGTGCCCTTTGTCGGAAGTGCTAGAGCCGACAGAGGGCTTTTTTTATGCAAGGGTCAGGGTCAGGGCAAGGGTCTGAATATCGGTAAGGAAGGATGGTGCCGAAGGCGAGAATCGAACTCGCACAGGGTCGCCCCTACTGGATTTTGAGTCCAGCGCGTCTACCAATTCCACCACTTCGGCACGGGAGTAAAATAGTTGGTTTATGGGGAAATACGCAAGAATGAGGTTGAGAGGGAGAAGATTAAGCGCGATTAGAGGCAACGAGGTGAGACTCAATTTAGTTGGTCTCTAACCTCTGAGCCCTGTATCCTCCATAATTTTATCGTCCTGTCGCCATGTCGTTCTTTCTCACCCCTCCCACGGCGGTGGCTCATCCGATTCGGGATCCTCGTCATCATATTCTGCAGCCGCATTCATATCTTCAATTGTATTCTCGATAATGTTGTCGGCGTTGACCTCAACCAGTTCACAGATTTCATCTTCGCTTTTAATGGTTTTATGTTTTAAATACTCAAAAACCGTCAATCCGGTTGAGATCATGATATTTCTTACAAGATTTTCATCATACAGCCTGCAGTGCTTCCCATGCATAGTAAAATAAGCCTTTCTTTTGTATATCCTATTTATTGTTTTGCAAGTGACTGATTTTTTGACTTTCCAGATAATCGCCAACATCTATTCTGAACGCTCTGGGATTGAGTGACATTTCGATTTCGTATTGACGACTGCCGATTTCATTTACTTTTTTAGAGAGATCGTATTCGACAGGGGCATCCAGTTTTTTCCCGGCAGTATCGAAAAGAACAAGAATCACCGGTTTGAGGAGCTTTCCATTATCGACCCGCACCACAACTCCCATTTCTCCTGAGTTGAGTTTAACGAAACTGCCGACCGGATAGATACCCATATGCTTAGTAAACCGTTCGACAATGGCACGGGAATAATCTTCATCACACCCCTTGAAAATGGTAGCCAGTGCTTTCTGCGGGGTCCAGGCGGCTCGGTAGACCCTGTCGGAGGTGAGGGCATCGTATACATCGGCAACAGCAGCCATCAGGCCGAGTTCGGAAATCTCTTTTCCCTTTAATCCCCGCGGATATCCCCGTCCGTTATACCGTTCATGATGCTGGGCGATTATCATAGCGGCCTGGGGAGAGATCGATTTTTTTTCTTTGATGATTTCAATCCCGTGCTCGGGATGCTTTTTCATGATTGCAAATTCCCAGTCGGCATATCTTCCGGGCTTATTGAGAATCGCATCCGGCACCCGCATTTTCCCGATATCGTGGAGGAGTCCACCAATCCCGGCGTGTAAAAGAAAGGTCCGGTCGTATCCCATCGAATTGGCCAGTGAAGTTATCAATACGCCAACATTGACAGAATGAATGTACGTGTATTCGTCATGCCCCTTGATCTGACACAGGCTGACCAGTGCTTCGGAATTGCGCAAGATACTCTCGACAATATCTTCAGCAGCAACTTCAATATCCGCAACGGAAAAAGAACGACCTTTACTGATAGCAACAAGCGCCTCACGGGCGGTGATGAGCGTCTTCTCTCTTACTTCAAGGGCCCTTGGTATTTCTTCATAATACCGGGCCTCACGGCTGCTTATGGTAATCGATGAGTCATCGGAGAAAGAATGGTCAGGCAATTCATCTTCACAGGAAACATCTTTTCCCTTTTGTATATTTATATAGACGCTTTTTACACCAAGATTTTTAAGCCGCTCTATCTGGTCTACCGATTCTACCAGCGAATTCCGGGAAAGAAGAAACGCCCCTTCTTCATTAAAAACATCCTCGAGGAACATTCCTGTCTGAAGGTTATCGATATCTATTTTTTTTGCAAAATTTTCCCGGTCGGCCATAAGTTTTTTTCCGAAAGATTGACTCGGGGTTAAGAGAAACAAAAAAGCCTTCTCTATTATAACCCGATTGCAATGCGGGGTCAAGTGATGACATGTTTTTTTACCATTATTTAAATTTGGAGACTCACCGCTCCGGTTGAAATCGTACTCAATTTTTTGCACGATACAAGGCTTTAAATTCATTATATTTAAGGAAGTATCATACTGTTGACTATTCTGTATCAGCGGGGTATTTTTATAAAGAGCGTGAAAGGTAGCCTAAAAAGTATAAGCGTATAGTATGCTTCAGGTTATACCAATTGTGCATTCCCATTCATAATCAATAGAATTTTACACAACAATGCCTCTTTCAATTACCGAAAAACGGAAAAAACAGGCGAACATTACACGATTGTCATTAGTTCTTTCAATTGGAATTATCGGCTCACTCTTCCTGTTCCTTCGTGCGACAGGTCTCGATAAAGTCATAAAAGACAAGGTGTTGGAAGCTGTTGAGGCGATCCAGCCCCCACCCCCACCACCCCCACCGCCGCCACCGCCAAAGGCAGATATAAAGGCCCCGCCGAAAATCGATGTCAGCTTTGATGTTAAATCTATTGCGGCAAAGCCATCGGTCGATCCTGGATTTGATCCTAAGATGTTCCGGAATTTCGAAACCAACATGGGTGCTCCCGATTTATCACCCATGGCCATGGTCGGCAGCAGCAACGATATCAGCAATCTGGTTTCGAGTTCACAGGTTGTTACCTATGGTCTCTCCATGAACCTTCCCGGATTCGATATCGGCAGCGCCGAAATGGAAGATAAAAAGGGCGCGGCATTCGGATCGGGCAAACGGACCACCGGTAAAGTAACCATCTCAATACTCGACATCCCCGGCACCGAATCTACTTCCGACGCCACCGGGGGCGATCAGTGGAATGAAGGCGAACTCGAAAATATCGCAGAATGGATTTCCGAAAACACGAAGGTTAAAGCCGAACTGAGCAGCAGGGCCATCTCCTTTCTGGGTATCTATAAGAGTTTCGACTACTGGCTGACACGGGCCAGAGAACGTGCACACTCCGAAGTTAAAGAAATATCACAGCACGAACCCGAAATCGACGGACTCAGCCTTCTGGCGAACACAGCGCCCTATCTTGTTGATAAGGAATACGAAATGTTCAAGAGCAGGGTGCGTAAAATTGTCGCCGATTATTTGCGGGTTAAATACAACTCCAAGCTTGCTCCTGAAAAAGACGACTGGATCACGAAAATCGAAGAGACTTATCCTTTATCGCAATGGCAGAAAGAATATCTTACCGAGGCCGAAAATTCATTTCGGGATCTTTATAACAAAAAGACTCCCCAGGGCCATGAAATCCGGGGAATCTATAACCTCCTTCGAGTGTCCGAATTAATGCGGTTGCCGATTCTTCTTTGTGAGGCCCGAAATGTTCCGGAAACAGTACTTCCAGAAAATCTCAGATTTCTTCGCACCTATGTAAATAACGGCGGTTTTATCTATTTTATCAATACCCACGGCTACAAAGAATGCATGGGTGTCAGAGGGTTGATAAAAAGCATTATTCAGGAAGACATCTCCGATCCGGTGGGTGAAAAAACCCTGAAAGAACTCAGTAAAAATGACCGGGAAGTTTCGGGGTATGTCTTTCGCGATCCCGACCCTGAAATTTTTCATCCCTGGACTTTCTTCGGTATAATAATTCCGAAATTCACCGACATCACCATCAGTATCTACAACCGAAGAGGGAATAAAATTTTCAACCATACCATGGAAGACATGCTTCCGGGCGCCTATTTACAGAAAAACAAGCATTTCCGATGGCATTGTGTCGACAACCAGGGCAATGCCGTCGAAAGCGGCTATTATATCTATCGGGTGGAAGCCGACCTCTGCGTAAAAACAGGCGCCATGATGGTAAGCAAACTGCGTAAACTCCCCAATGGTAAGCATCCGATGTTTTCTTCTTATTACCCTATCGATGCCGTTCCCACCAAAATTTCGCCCAAATCCGAAGATCTCCCCTACGGAGAGCCGGGTGTATTCGGATATTCTATCAAAGGACGGCAGGCAATCTGCTATACCGAAGGGTATAAAGAGAAGGAACTCCTCAAAAGCACCGGTCAGCGCGAGACTTCCCAGGAAGCAGCCCTCAAATGGGTCACCAATGTAGTGATCTATGCAATTGCCGAAGGAAGCCTGGCGAGGTAAGGACGGTGTCGCAACATCAAAGAAAGGCACCTATCGCCTTCCCGTATACGATACAATGACCGTCTTTATCACTGGAATGGGTGTGTACCGTCATGATCAATAATTACATTGCACATACGAAGTATTACTTATATTCAGAAACATAATCGAAAACATAATCTCATGGCATAGACCCATGTATCGTCCTCACATTATAACGCTTAAACCTTGAACACTCTCATTCTTCAATAGACTTTGTAAATCCTGTTAATATTTATCTATTTTCAGCCAAAGGGGAAATCCACTATGATCAGGATTGTACATCCGGCATTTTTTTGTGTCATTTCATTGTATGCTCTTTCTTTCGGAACAACCTACTATGTCGACAACACCAATGGAAGCTCTTCGGGCAACGGCCGTTCCGAATCGAGTGCCTGGAACAGTATCGACAACGCCAACCAGGCGCTCCGGGCAGGTGATACCGTCTTTATCCGTGAAGGAAACTACCGGGAACAGATTTCCCCCGACCATGACGGAACCAAAGAGTATCCCATAGTCTATATGAATTATCCCTCCGAAGTAGTAAAGATATCGGGGATA from Chitinivibrionales bacterium harbors:
- a CDS encoding HD domain-containing protein, yielding MNLKPCIVQKIEYDFNRSGESPNLNNGKKTCHHLTPHCNRVIIEKAFLFLLTPSQSFGKKLMADRENFAKKIDIDNLQTGMFLEDVFNEEGAFLLSRNSLVESVDQIERLKNLGVKSVYINIQKGKDVSCEDELPDHSFSDDSSITISSREARYYEEIPRALEVREKTLITAREALVAISKGRSFSVADIEVAAEDIVESILRNSEALVSLCQIKGHDEYTYIHSVNVGVLITSLANSMGYDRTFLLHAGIGGLLHDIGKMRVPDAILNKPGRYADWEFAIMKKHPEHGIEIIKEKKSISPQAAMIIAQHHERYNGRGYPRGLKGKEISELGLMAAVADVYDALTSDRVYRAAWTPQKALATIFKGCDEDYSRAIVERFTKHMGIYPVGSFVKLNSGEMGVVVRVDNGKLLKPVILVLFDTAGKKLDAPVEYDLSKKVNEIGSRQYEIEMSLNPRAFRIDVGDYLESQKISHLQNNK